The Spirosoma oryzicola region ACGAACCCTGAAGCCATAAACCCAAACCGAAATAATTATGAACCGCCTTCTTGTTTTACTTTTTGCTATACTGGCTACGGTAACAGCCCAGGCCCAGAAAACCGAGGGTATCGCGACGTACGAACGAAAAACGTACTGGACTAAACTCATCAATCGCATGTCGTTTTTGAGTCAGGAAGAGAAGGATCGGGCCGCTCAAACCTGGAAAAACGATGATGAATCCAAAGAAAAAATGAAGCTGGCGTTTAACGCCAACGAAAGCATCTACACATACAGCAGTGATGAGCCTTCCGAGAGCGGTTACTCATGGCGCAGATCGGAGTTCTTACTGTATCGAAACTTCGAGAAAGACAAGAAAACCGACATCATCGAAATGCTTGGTAAAACGTACGTTATCGACGATTCGCTGCACACCCCAACCTGGAAAATTGGTAACCAGATCAAAGAAGTCGCTGGTTATATCTGCATGAAAGCCGAAGCCGAAGACCCTATCAAAAAGCAGAAAATTGTAGCCTGGTTCGCGCAGGATATTCCGGTTCCGGCAGGCCCCGAGCGCTACACGGGGCTACCGGGCCTGATTCTGGAACTGAATGTGAACGATGGCGATGTTGTTGTCGAAGCAACGAACGTCAACTTCAAAACGTTGACGCCCGAAGACTTGAAACTCCCAAAAACAAAAGGCAAAAAGATAACTGACGCTCAGTACGATACCATAATCCGCCAGCATATTGCCGAAAGCATGACCGCTCATCGTAATCCGTACTGGACAATCCGGTATTAACAAAGACCGTCAACCCGTGGATTGGATGCCGTTGCCGGGTCATATAACATACCGGTGCAGAGGCAATATTTTCGATCCGTTCTGGCCAGAATATCGCAGTTTTGACAGGATGAACACTGATTCCAGAAGCGTTCATCCTGTGGTAATTCGCTGAAGGCAACGGGGCGAAAACCTAGTTGACTGTTAAGATTCATCACCGCCTGACCCGTTGTAATGCTGAATAGTTTCGCGTTTGGAAAAAGGCAGCGGCTTAAGTCAAACAAGGCTCGCTTGGTGTGCTGCGCAACACCGTGTCGGCGAAAATCTGGTGCCACGATCAGACCGGAATGCGAAATGTATTGACCATTTTCCCAAACGTCCAGATAAGCAAATCCAGCCCACTGGCCGTCTGGCAGCAGGGCGATGATGGCTCTACCATCCTGTATTTTCTGGCGCAAATAAGCCGGAGAGCGCCCGGCAATACCCGTTCCTCGGGCGTGGGCGCTCTCGGCTATTGTACGACAGATCGATTCTACGTGAATCAGGTGGGCATCCGATGCAACTACAACCGTTAAGCCACTGGCCACCGTTGCGTTTTCGTTGATTCGGCTATCTGAAAAGGCTATCATGGAATACAGGCATTTAGTTGGCGATGGTATTCGGTGCGTAGACTGCGTGGCAACAGGTAGTGAATCACTTCCGAGCGGTCGTCCCGTTTATCCATCAGCATAGCCAGTCGGTAGATGAAAACCGTACAGACTGCGTTGCTTACTTGTTTGTCGCCATCTTTCAAGAGTTCTTCAGCGGCCAGCAAACAGCGTTTTACGGCTCTGAACTTATTCTGGTGGGCCAAGACGGAAGTGACTTCGCAAAGTTTATGCAGTGTTGTATAGATACTGGTTTCGCGCGGTAAGCACATAAATTCTCGCCGGGCTTCTGGTATCCGATTGATCAGTAGGTTGAGCAAATCGGCTTTACTAATCACATCATTCATAGCGATGATTATTGACGTTCTTTCCGACTAATTAGCAATTTCGTGCCACATTATTTAGGCTTAAGAGCACCGTTGATAATCAACCAATTACTGGGAAAGCGAACTTAGGATGCTAATAATAGTGCGTCATTCTGATAAAATGGCTTATCATAATAGAAGGGTATGTCCTCCAAAATAGCTAAATAGGATTGGATAGGGGATGGGAGGAGTATGGCTTTCGCTAGCCGGATGCCAACAGAGCTCGTGAACCAACGTTTTATGTATCTTGGAGCTGTGCCAATTTGCTAGTAAGGAATGAAAATTAAGCTTAGAACTACTGCCGTTTTTTTTATCATTGGTGCTGCGGTACCCTACCTTCTTTTGGCTTTTGGGGGGCGGCTAATTGGTCCTTTTCTCTTTGCCTTTCTATTGCTTCTGTCGCTCATCCTATTGATTCTTTCGGCGATCAGACTTACCATTACAGAAACGGGTAATCCCCATAGATTCTACTATCTACCGATAGCGATAGGTGCTATCGTGTTGTTTTGGTACAGCCGTGGCTTGCTGGCTCACATAAGTGATTTTATTTATTTTAAGCTTAACGAGAGTGCGCTGAATAAGATGGTCAGCGACATAAAAAGCTATGGGAAAATCGA contains the following coding sequences:
- a CDS encoding GLPGLI family protein; translation: MNRLLVLLFAILATVTAQAQKTEGIATYERKTYWTKLINRMSFLSQEEKDRAAQTWKNDDESKEKMKLAFNANESIYTYSSDEPSESGYSWRRSEFLLYRNFEKDKKTDIIEMLGKTYVIDDSLHTPTWKIGNQIKEVAGYICMKAEAEDPIKKQKIVAWFAQDIPVPAGPERYTGLPGLILELNVNDGDVVVEATNVNFKTLTPEDLKLPKTKGKKITDAQYDTIIRQHIAESMTAHRNPYWTIRY
- a CDS encoding GNAT family N-acetyltransferase, with protein sequence MIAFSDSRINENATVASGLTVVVASDAHLIHVESICRTIAESAHARGTGIAGRSPAYLRQKIQDGRAIIALLPDGQWAGFAYLDVWENGQYISHSGLIVAPDFRRHGVAQHTKRALFDLSRCLFPNAKLFSITTGQAVMNLNSQLGFRPVAFSELPQDERFWNQCSSCQNCDILARTDRKYCLCTGMLYDPATASNPRVDGLC
- a CDS encoding DUF7674 family protein is translated as MNDVISKADLLNLLINRIPEARREFMCLPRETSIYTTLHKLCEVTSVLAHQNKFRAVKRCLLAAEELLKDGDKQVSNAVCTVFIYRLAMLMDKRDDRSEVIHYLLPRSLRTEYHRQLNACIP